A single genomic interval of Verrucomicrobiota bacterium harbors:
- a CDS encoding CaiB/BaiF CoA-transferase family protein encodes MAKESLPLEGITVVDFSQFLSAPSASLRMADMGARVIKIERPETGDICRQLYVSNTEIDGESTIFHAINRNKESYCADLKEESDREKVRQLVAKADVVMHNFRPSVMDRLGFDFESVKALNPDVVYGVITGYGDEGPWAGKPGQDLLVQSLSGLTWLSGNRDDGPVPMGLAIADIFAGAQLCQGILAALVRRGIGGGGALVEISMLESILDFQFEPLTVHFQDGGEEPERTVSNNAHALVGAPYGVYETQDGYLSLAMGSVTQLGELLECPALLEFSDPSQWFTLRNEIKTVLAEHLKTGPTAKWLPVLEGADIWCAEVLDWNELLQHNGFKVLDMLQAVERTSGASYETTRVPIKFGGVREASAIGSPAIGEHNGRIEEDFLS; translated from the coding sequence ATGGCTAAGGAGTCCCTTCCGCTCGAAGGCATCACAGTTGTTGACTTCAGCCAGTTTCTCTCGGCACCTTCAGCCAGTTTGCGAATGGCAGATATGGGCGCGCGAGTCATTAAGATCGAGCGCCCGGAGACGGGCGATATCTGTCGCCAGCTGTATGTTTCAAACACGGAAATCGATGGTGAATCGACCATCTTTCATGCGATCAATCGCAACAAGGAAAGTTACTGTGCCGATTTGAAGGAAGAGAGTGACCGTGAGAAGGTTCGTCAACTCGTCGCGAAGGCAGATGTGGTCATGCACAACTTTCGTCCATCTGTGATGGACCGGCTCGGCTTTGATTTCGAATCGGTGAAGGCACTCAATCCCGACGTGGTCTACGGCGTGATCACGGGCTATGGGGACGAAGGTCCATGGGCGGGAAAACCGGGCCAGGATTTGTTGGTGCAGTCTCTCAGTGGCTTGACTTGGTTGAGCGGCAACCGCGACGACGGACCCGTGCCGATGGGTCTGGCCATCGCGGATATTTTTGCTGGTGCACAGCTTTGTCAGGGGATTCTTGCTGCGCTTGTGCGCCGTGGTATTGGCGGGGGAGGTGCGCTGGTTGAAATCAGCATGTTGGAGTCGATCCTTGATTTTCAGTTCGAGCCGCTGACTGTTCACTTTCAGGACGGGGGAGAAGAGCCGGAAAGGACCGTGAGCAATAATGCTCACGCACTCGTCGGCGCACCCTACGGCGTTTATGAAACTCAAGACGGCTACCTTTCTCTCGCCATGGGCTCAGTGACACAACTCGGCGAGCTTCTAGAGTGTCCAGCTCTCCTCGAGTTCTCGGATCCGTCGCAATGGTTCACTCTCCGGAACGAAATCAAGACCGTCCTCGCCGAACATCTCAAAACCGGGCCGACTGCAAAATGGCTACCTGTCCTTGAAGGTGCCGACATCTGGTGTGCCGAGGTCCTCGATTGGAATGAGCTTCTTCAACACAATGGTTTCAAGGTGCTCGATATGTTGCAGGCAGTAGAACGAACGAGTGGTGCTTCCTACGAGACGACCCGTGTGCCGATTAAGTTTGGTGGTGTCCGCGAAGCCTCTGCGATCGGTTCGCCTGCGATCGGAGAGCACAACGGAAGGATTGAGGAGGATTTCTTGTCATGA
- a CDS encoding MaoC/PaaZ C-terminal domain-containing protein, producing MKTEEVYFEDYEVGQTRKTSGRTITESDIVIHAGQTGDFFPHHMDAEWCSKQDFGQRIAHGTLVFSIAIGSTAEDINPVAMSYGYDKLRFIKPVFINDTITTTATISEKRDYKRPDKGFVIEKIEVSNQQGETVLVCEHLYLVQRREK from the coding sequence ATGAAAACGGAAGAAGTCTATTTTGAGGATTATGAGGTAGGTCAGACCCGCAAGACCTCCGGACGCACGATTACCGAAAGCGATATCGTGATCCACGCCGGGCAAACGGGAGATTTCTTTCCGCACCATATGGACGCCGAGTGGTGCTCCAAGCAGGACTTTGGACAGAGAATTGCACACGGAACTCTCGTCTTCAGCATCGCTATCGGCTCGACCGCTGAAGACATCAACCCCGTCGCAATGTCCTATGGCTACGACAAGCTTCGATTCATCAAACCGGTCTTCATCAACGATACCATTACAACGACCGCGACGATCTCGGAGAAACGGGATTACAAGCGGCCCGACAAAGGATTCGTCATCGAAAAAATCGAGGTTTCGAATCAGCAGGGAGAAACCGTTTTGGTCTGCGAACATCTTTACTTGGTGCAGCGGAGGGAAAAGTGA
- a CDS encoding extracellular solute-binding protein, whose protein sequence is MFQKATLRGITWDHMRGFTSVVSTAQRFHELNPAVDILWQKRSLQEFADKPLAQLASEYDLLVIDHPWAGFAAASGVLANLSELLDESFMMDQAENSVGQSYASYNFDGSQWALATDAACPVSVYRPDLLEQAGAEIPRTYDQLMDLAGQGLVCCPSIPLDTYGNFLNLLTAAGEEIFPNEEEVADRDAAILALERLKAFSDLIPDQFFDLNPIQTLEVMSQGGEWAYAPYTYGYSNYSRKGYAPHLLHFADVIGVDAGKPGSTMLGGAGLAVSSKCKHLDIAKAYAEFTGCAATQTGIYFESGGQPGHRSAWLNPELNGQTADFFSATLPTLDRAFVRPRHEGYLQFQDTACLHIHEYLRNGGNVGATLDLVNEIYRETRV, encoded by the coding sequence ATGTTTCAAAAAGCTACTCTAAGAGGTATCACCTGGGACCATATGCGCGGCTTCACGTCGGTGGTTAGCACTGCGCAGCGTTTCCATGAGCTGAATCCCGCTGTCGATATCCTCTGGCAAAAGCGTTCGCTACAGGAGTTCGCTGATAAGCCCTTGGCGCAGCTCGCGTCCGAGTATGATCTTTTGGTAATCGACCATCCTTGGGCAGGTTTTGCAGCTGCGAGTGGTGTGCTGGCAAATCTCTCCGAACTTCTGGATGAATCCTTCATGATGGATCAGGCGGAAAATTCCGTGGGCCAGTCTTATGCAAGCTACAACTTTGATGGAAGCCAATGGGCACTTGCAACGGACGCTGCCTGCCCGGTCTCAGTCTACCGACCGGATCTGCTCGAACAGGCTGGTGCTGAAATTCCAAGGACTTACGATCAGCTCATGGATCTGGCGGGGCAGGGGCTGGTTTGTTGTCCGAGTATCCCGCTGGATACCTACGGGAACTTTCTCAATTTACTGACAGCGGCAGGCGAAGAGATCTTCCCGAATGAGGAAGAGGTGGCTGACCGCGATGCCGCGATCCTAGCACTCGAAAGGCTCAAAGCGTTCTCTGATTTAATACCGGACCAGTTTTTCGATTTAAACCCGATCCAAACCCTCGAAGTGATGTCGCAAGGTGGAGAATGGGCCTATGCGCCTTACACTTATGGCTATTCAAACTACTCGCGGAAGGGCTATGCCCCGCATCTTCTCCATTTTGCTGATGTGATCGGAGTCGACGCGGGTAAGCCAGGATCTACTATGCTCGGTGGAGCGGGTCTTGCGGTTTCCTCAAAGTGCAAACATTTGGATATCGCGAAAGCTTACGCTGAATTTACGGGCTGTGCCGCGACGCAAACCGGCATCTACTTTGAGTCCGGCGGGCAACCGGGCCATCGGAGCGCGTGGCTGAATCCTGAACTCAACGGCCAAACCGCCGACTTTTTCAGTGCTACGCTGCCAACATTGGACCGAGCGTTTGTGCGTCCTCGTCACGAGGGCTATCTCCAGTTTCAAGATACCGCGTGTTTGCATATCCACGAGTATCTTCGCAATGGAGGAAATGTTGGAGCGACCTTGGATTTAGTGAACGAGATTTACCGGGAGACGCGCGTATGA
- a CDS encoding CoA transferase, which yields MKLPLEGLTVLEFSQYLAGPYAGLRLADLGARVIKVERPGAGDACRKLVTKNLVVDGDSLVFHTINRNKESFAANLKDPDDLKTVKKLIATADVMTHNFRPGVMEKIGLDYEQVKAINPSIVYGTVTGYGKEGPWKDKPGQDLLAQSMSGITWLTGKAGGPPVPLGMATADMLCGTHLAQGILAALIHRGKTGEGTTVEVSLLESMIDFQFEVLTTHLNDGRKPPQRAEVSNAHTYLGAPYGIYATADGHIAIAMGCLNNLGKLIGCVGLEGDAFEDRTRLQTVLAEHLATETTEHWLDILQPADYWCADVFNYAKLIHHAAFRTLRMEQTVRRPSSEPVKTLRCPIRIDGQRIFSEKAAPVLGEANERLAREVAHG from the coding sequence ATGAAACTTCCCCTCGAAGGGCTGACTGTTCTTGAATTCAGTCAATACTTGGCCGGGCCCTACGCGGGACTTCGTTTGGCGGATTTGGGCGCGCGGGTGATTAAGGTCGAGCGTCCGGGTGCTGGTGATGCTTGCCGGAAGTTGGTCACCAAGAATCTGGTTGTTGATGGCGATAGTCTCGTCTTCCACACCATCAACCGGAACAAGGAATCCTTCGCGGCAAATCTCAAAGACCCGGATGACCTTAAGACGGTGAAGAAGCTCATCGCCACTGCCGATGTGATGACGCATAACTTCCGTCCCGGCGTGATGGAAAAGATCGGGCTCGATTACGAGCAAGTGAAGGCGATCAACCCATCGATTGTTTATGGCACAGTCACTGGGTATGGCAAAGAAGGTCCTTGGAAAGATAAACCAGGGCAGGATCTACTCGCGCAATCCATGTCGGGAATCACTTGGTTGACTGGGAAAGCGGGCGGTCCTCCAGTGCCGCTTGGCATGGCTACAGCCGACATGCTTTGTGGCACACACCTCGCACAGGGAATTCTCGCAGCGTTGATCCATCGCGGAAAAACCGGGGAAGGCACCACGGTCGAGGTCAGCTTGTTGGAATCGATGATTGATTTTCAATTTGAAGTGCTCACCACGCATCTCAACGACGGCCGTAAACCGCCTCAGAGAGCCGAAGTTAGCAATGCACATACTTACCTGGGAGCACCTTATGGCATCTATGCGACAGCCGATGGGCATATCGCGATCGCGATGGGCTGTCTCAATAACCTTGGAAAGCTCATCGGTTGCGTTGGTCTGGAAGGAGATGCGTTCGAGGATCGCACACGACTACAGACCGTTCTTGCGGAGCACCTTGCAACCGAGACGACAGAGCATTGGTTGGATATTTTACAGCCTGCCGACTACTGGTGCGCCGATGTGTTCAACTACGCGAAATTGATCCACCATGCTGCCTTCAGGACCCTGCGAATGGAGCAGACCGTTAGACGTCCGAGCAGTGAACCAGTCAAAACCTTGCGATGCCCAATCAGAATCGATGGGCAGCGAATTTTTTCTGAGAAAGCAGCCCCGGTCCTCGGCGAAGCAAATGAGCGGCTAGCTCGGGAGGTTGCGCATGGCTAA
- a CDS encoding IclR family transcriptional regulator, with amino-acid sequence MTELSDQRYSAPALEKGLDILEFLAGRNVPCSKSEIGDALERTPSEIYRMLCVLEERGYVQKQEGTAAYGLSMRLFELGHQQASISTLRKAARIPMEQLSSEISEACHLGIQNGNNLLIMMERMPPRQVCLAVGEGTTFPLTQTVSGRVQLSLQDEEAVRSFLGEDSHFLSLSSNKQEAYLKRIEMVRERGFEISQSEVSQGVVDIAVAVGIATTGLCASLAVSQLGNDVRAPKISQNLKAIQNCAMRINQTLGVTQLS; translated from the coding sequence ATGACCGAGCTCTCCGATCAACGCTACAGTGCCCCCGCTCTTGAAAAGGGGCTCGACATCCTCGAGTTCCTTGCCGGAAGGAACGTACCTTGCTCAAAATCTGAAATCGGCGACGCTTTGGAGCGCACACCGAGTGAAATCTACCGTATGCTCTGCGTCCTCGAAGAGCGTGGCTATGTTCAAAAACAGGAGGGCACAGCAGCCTACGGCCTCAGCATGCGGCTTTTCGAACTCGGTCATCAACAGGCATCCATTAGCACCCTTCGCAAGGCAGCCCGTATACCCATGGAGCAGCTTTCCAGTGAAATCAGCGAGGCCTGTCACCTCGGCATTCAAAACGGAAACAATCTCCTGATCATGATGGAGCGGATGCCGCCTCGCCAGGTGTGCCTGGCGGTTGGCGAAGGAACCACCTTTCCACTTACTCAAACTGTGTCGGGACGCGTTCAGCTCAGCCTTCAGGACGAAGAGGCTGTCCGGTCATTCCTTGGCGAGGATTCCCATTTTTTATCACTCTCATCCAATAAACAGGAGGCTTACCTGAAACGAATCGAAATGGTTCGAGAACGGGGCTTCGAGATTTCACAAAGTGAGGTTTCACAGGGAGTGGTCGACATCGCAGTTGCTGTAGGGATTGCAACGACCGGCTTGTGTGCCTCTCTGGCCGTCAGTCAGTTAGGCAACGATGTTCGAGCACCGAAAATCTCCCAAAATCTTAAAGCGATCCAGAACTGCGCCATGCGCATCAACCAAACCCTTGGGGTCACGCAGCTATCATGA